A genomic segment from Actinoplanes sichuanensis encodes:
- a CDS encoding recombinase family protein — MTVGVYLRMSMDRTGEEIGIDRYRAMCRAITDRHGWTSVTEYVDNDVSASKPRGPKSDYARLLADVRAGRITVVIAHDIDRLTRIPREVEDWIEMGQRGEVRLITADGEVDTFTENGRMYLRIKAAVARHEVERKGQRQRDRNQQAAEQGLPPGGRRAFGYDSTGANQVRPEAAAVKKAYATLLAGGTLSGIAADLNRAGLTTTMGGPWKHNAVRGMLINPRNAALRAHKGAVVGKATWRPIISESVYQAAVALLSDPDRKTNRRGNALSWLGTNLYLCSRCPEQTMICTYRGAKARGDQRRVYRCPACYLTRAAEAIDILIRLVVVERLRRPDLASLLAEPAPDAAPLRTEVVALRRRLDTLADNLDIDERDLARRSRKIRDRLVDLERQMAELGRGSAVGALLSAPDPGQAWLDYPDVGRRQAVIRDLGMRIRLLQAGPGRRLFSKDSVVITWDG; from the coding sequence ATGACAGTGGGGGTGTACCTGCGGATGAGCATGGACCGAACCGGCGAGGAGATCGGCATCGACCGCTACCGGGCGATGTGCCGCGCGATCACCGACCGGCACGGATGGACCAGCGTCACCGAGTACGTCGACAACGACGTGTCCGCGAGTAAGCCGCGCGGGCCGAAGAGTGACTACGCCCGCCTGCTCGCCGACGTGCGGGCTGGACGGATCACCGTCGTCATCGCGCACGACATCGACCGCCTGACCCGCATCCCGCGCGAAGTCGAGGACTGGATCGAGATGGGGCAGCGCGGCGAGGTGCGGCTCATCACCGCAGACGGCGAGGTCGACACGTTCACCGAGAACGGCCGCATGTACCTGCGGATCAAAGCCGCGGTCGCCCGACACGAGGTGGAGCGCAAGGGCCAGCGGCAGCGTGACCGCAACCAGCAGGCCGCCGAGCAGGGCCTGCCGCCCGGCGGCCGCCGCGCGTTCGGCTACGACTCGACCGGGGCCAATCAGGTCCGCCCCGAGGCCGCTGCAGTGAAGAAGGCGTATGCGACGCTCCTTGCCGGGGGCACCCTGTCCGGCATCGCCGCCGACCTCAACAGGGCTGGCCTCACCACCACGATGGGCGGCCCCTGGAAGCACAACGCTGTCCGGGGGATGCTCATCAACCCACGCAACGCCGCACTGCGAGCTCACAAGGGCGCCGTGGTGGGTAAGGCCACCTGGCGGCCGATCATCAGCGAAAGCGTCTACCAAGCGGCTGTGGCGCTGCTCAGCGACCCGGACCGCAAGACGAACCGGCGCGGCAACGCGCTCTCCTGGCTCGGCACGAACCTCTACCTGTGCAGCCGGTGCCCGGAGCAGACGATGATCTGCACCTACCGGGGAGCCAAGGCGCGTGGTGATCAGCGCCGGGTGTACCGCTGCCCGGCCTGCTACCTCACCCGGGCCGCCGAGGCGATAGACATCTTGATCCGACTGGTGGTCGTCGAGCGTTTACGCCGGCCGGATCTGGCTTCGCTGCTCGCGGAACCGGCCCCTGACGCCGCCCCGCTGCGCACCGAGGTGGTTGCGTTGCGGCGGCGCCTGGACACCTTGGCCGACAACCTCGACATCGACGAGCGGGACCTCGCCCGGCGTAGCCGCAAGATCCGTGACCGGCTGGTCGACCTCGAACGGCAGATGGCGGAGCTGGGCCGCGGAAGCGCGGTAGGGGCGTTGCTCAGCGCTCCCGACCCGGGACAGGCGTGGCTCGATTACCCGGACGTCGGCCGGCGCCAGGCCGTGATACGGGACCTCGGGATGAGGATTCGCCTGCTGCAAGCCGGACCTGGCCGCCGGCTGTTCAGCAAGGACAGCGTGGTCATCACCTGGGACGGCTAA
- a CDS encoding response regulator transcription factor: MISILIVDDHAVVRAGLLALLDGEPGFTVAGECGDGDTAVRLAQRLRPDVVLMDVRLGAGPGGDGIDTTRRILTAVPGTGIVVLTSYGSQDAVMRAIEAGARGYVLKAGEPEELFRAVRTVAAGGMTLAPGAAERLISRVSDPEPLLSDRETQVVRLLARGHNNRDIAAALFLSEATIKTHLVRIYRKLGTGNRVSTVAEATRRGLIEPG; this comes from the coding sequence GTGATCAGCATCCTGATCGTTGACGACCACGCCGTGGTCCGTGCCGGTCTGCTCGCGTTGCTCGACGGCGAGCCGGGGTTCACCGTGGCCGGTGAGTGTGGTGACGGGGACACCGCGGTGCGGCTGGCTCAGCGGCTGCGGCCCGACGTGGTGCTGATGGACGTCCGACTGGGTGCCGGGCCGGGCGGCGACGGCATCGACACCACCCGGCGGATCCTGACCGCCGTTCCCGGAACCGGGATCGTGGTTCTCACCAGCTACGGCAGCCAGGATGCAGTGATGCGGGCCATCGAGGCCGGTGCCCGTGGCTACGTCCTCAAGGCCGGTGAGCCCGAGGAACTGTTCCGTGCGGTCCGAACGGTGGCGGCCGGAGGCATGACGCTCGCGCCGGGAGCCGCCGAACGTCTGATCAGCCGGGTGTCCGACCCGGAGCCGCTGCTGAGCGACCGGGAGACGCAGGTGGTCCGGCTGCTGGCTCGCGGACACAACAACCGGGACATCGCCGCGGCACTGTTTCTCAGCGAGGCGACCATCAAGACTCATCTGGTCCGGATCTACCGCAAGCTCGGTACCGGCAACCGGGTCAGCACGGTGGCCGAGGCAACCCGGCGCGGCCTGATCGAGCCCGGCTGA
- a CDS encoding sensor histidine kinase, which yields MLFGAMVITTIGRLAVVSSELCWEVAPPIVLLTVSYGIGLACWERLRPAIRHAWLTALLILWCWACWILPAHLAAGYAWLVVPLAVLALRMFGEYRAVAVVALITAALVVCLVRVGSGLRLDLLAPPVAAVWTTVGLYRMQQRLVGELRAAHGEPARQQREAGRLAERARIARDLHDAVAQELAGNRMLLQAADRDWDRRPEAARRQVRVVSEALGASLAETRSIIDDLTPPTLERAGLVAAVRELCSRNHDGAPQIVFATRGEPGEPATDRATALLRVVQGLLANAVEHAGATNIWITLDHRREVITVEVRDDGVGFDSVAASAAGRGFGLAAVRERLAAFGGGCVVHSALGQGTRVLATLPTGA from the coding sequence GTGTTGTTCGGTGCGATGGTGATCACTACCATCGGGCGTCTCGCGGTGGTGTCCAGTGAGCTGTGCTGGGAAGTCGCGCCACCGATCGTTCTGCTCACCGTCTCCTACGGAATCGGGCTGGCCTGCTGGGAGCGGCTACGCCCGGCGATTCGTCATGCCTGGCTGACCGCACTGCTCATCCTGTGGTGCTGGGCCTGCTGGATTCTTCCGGCCCACCTTGCGGCCGGTTACGCCTGGCTCGTCGTGCCGTTGGCCGTGCTCGCTCTGCGGATGTTCGGCGAGTACCGGGCCGTCGCCGTCGTCGCCCTGATCACCGCGGCTCTGGTCGTCTGCCTGGTCCGAGTCGGCAGCGGCCTGCGGCTCGATCTGCTGGCCCCGCCGGTCGCCGCGGTCTGGACCACGGTCGGCCTCTACCGGATGCAGCAGCGGCTGGTCGGTGAGCTGCGCGCAGCTCACGGTGAGCCGGCCCGGCAACAGCGCGAGGCCGGCCGTCTTGCCGAACGGGCCCGGATCGCCCGCGACCTGCACGACGCGGTTGCCCAGGAGCTGGCCGGCAACCGGATGTTGCTCCAGGCCGCCGATCGTGACTGGGATCGCCGCCCGGAGGCGGCTCGCCGGCAGGTGCGGGTGGTGAGCGAGGCCCTCGGCGCCAGCCTGGCCGAAACCCGAAGTATTATCGACGACCTGACGCCGCCCACGCTGGAGCGTGCCGGACTGGTCGCAGCCGTGCGCGAGCTGTGTTCCCGCAATCACGACGGGGCGCCGCAGATCGTCTTCGCCACCCGCGGCGAACCCGGCGAACCCGCCACCGACCGGGCCACCGCGCTGCTGCGGGTGGTTCAGGGGTTGTTGGCCAACGCGGTCGAGCATGCCGGTGCCACGAACATCTGGATCACACTCGATCACCGGCGTGAGGTGATCACTGTAGAGGTCCGCGACGACGGGGTGGGTTTCGACTCCGTTGCCGCCAGCGCCGCCGGCCGCGGGTTCGGTCTGGCCGCGGTGCGGGAACGGCTCGCCGCGTTCGGCGGCGGCTGCGTGGTGCACAGCGCCCTCGGCCAGGGCACCCGGGTGCTGGCGACCCTGCCCACCGGCGCGTGA
- a CDS encoding RICIN domain-containing protein, which yields MVVITIAPNNTCGTSRNRDYETCWSTWGLPLPHTLTVDLGGIWSSVSTLEYLPKQWNRRYLTDGDITSYTISTSADGVTFTEAVSGTWAPDRTTKIAEWPARTAGFVRLEVHAGTGGYANVSGLHIGGRRTAPRRVAPPAPAGGTYRLVARHSGKVAVGSGADVVQGSWTGAAAQTWQILAAVDGYCKIRNVTTGSLIQVAGLSRSNGGNVALGPDEELPQQQWAVTPLGDGYHILINRLSGLALNVAGAGTGDGADIDQWAYNAVTQQQWQLVAEPSAV from the coding sequence ATGGTAGTGATCACCATCGCACCGAACAACACGTGCGGCACCAGCCGGAACAGGGACTACGAGACCTGCTGGTCGACCTGGGGCCTGCCGCTGCCGCACACTCTCACCGTCGACCTGGGCGGCATCTGGAGCAGCGTGTCGACGCTGGAATATCTGCCCAAGCAGTGGAATCGGCGCTACCTGACCGACGGGGACATCACGTCATACACGATCTCCACGAGTGCCGACGGCGTCACCTTCACCGAGGCTGTCTCGGGGACCTGGGCACCCGACCGGACCACCAAGATCGCGGAGTGGCCCGCCCGGACCGCAGGTTTCGTCCGGCTCGAGGTGCACGCCGGGACCGGTGGCTACGCCAATGTGAGCGGCCTGCACATCGGGGGTCGCCGCACCGCACCACGCCGGGTCGCTCCGCCCGCACCGGCCGGGGGCACCTACCGGCTCGTCGCCCGGCACAGCGGCAAGGTCGCCGTCGGCAGCGGCGCGGACGTCGTCCAGGGCTCGTGGACCGGCGCCGCCGCCCAGACGTGGCAGATCCTGGCCGCCGTCGACGGCTACTGCAAGATCCGCAACGTCACCACCGGTTCCCTGATACAGGTCGCCGGCCTGTCCCGGAGCAACGGCGGCAACGTCGCACTCGGGCCCGACGAGGAACTGCCCCAGCAGCAGTGGGCCGTCACCCCGCTCGGCGACGGGTATCACATCCTGATCAACCGGCTCAGCGGCCTGGCACTCAACGTCGCCGGTGCCGGCACCGGCGACGGGGCCGACATCGAC